A single region of the Betta splendens chromosome 12, fBetSpl5.4, whole genome shotgun sequence genome encodes:
- the nedd4l gene encoding E3 ubiquitin-protein ligase NEDD4-like isoform X8: MAQRLRLYFGSGRSNTAPEILEGDSEEQQADSGVVAGIHMQPLLLSGPSEEPAASHVPPRPSGLRSEPSLKRSSSMFIPQLAAYADPRPTKSSSMRISLQRANGSSNGDFSGLADDVPPPCYTPPGPAPAYSEPLIQADVPRYSPPPSYNPDFLNSQTFLLEPNMPKRRVFSIGSNGHILYSTGQPGISVGGICVQRRSPDGSDVQHFRILPHGGGGWSVQQQNLDQRSRVNGGTQRLVFQLQQNQNQDQNQGRQQAAAPQEECTEVDFSTSRGGRIVRYPKIHLGRSMSHQRLLLENQTQNAGAANEVAEDTETNTETQRMDARNRSNGCTFKISGDSPGRQPRFKIYFTPGGAEDKDVSLGNDLMRTNPKTRDDFLGQVDVPLSHLPTEDPAMERPYTFKDFLLRPRSHKSRVKGYLRLKMAYLPKQGGHEEEAGEMREEAEGWDESADSGSQRPQQLQPPLPPGWEEKVDNLGRTYYVNHNNRSTQWKRPSNVDVISETESDNQQRQIHQEAHRVFRSRRHISEDLENEHLEPRDMDNSWELITEEDPNDSMAQSLPGPSSVLTPQHLPPPATQEISQDLNLRLSLTPESNGEVPGPSSALTQLSNRLRSSSMTDGVSDQAQAPPLMLTEDGASTSTAAASGGASALLPASTPSSSSNVSNNHLHEPQVRRPRSLSSPTVTLSTPLEGANNIQVRRAVKDTFSNPQSPQPSPYSSPKSQHKTQQSFLPPGWEMRIAPNGRPFFIDHNSRTTTWEDPRLKYPVHMRNKNSMEPGELGPLPNLPEEPGWEERIHTDGRTFYIDHNTKNTQWEDPRLQSPAITGPAVPYSREFKQKYDYFRKKLKKPTFQGDIPNRFEMKLHRNNIFEESYRRIMSLKRPDVLKARLWIEFESEKGLDYGGVAREWFFLLSKEMFNPYYGLFEYSATDNYTLQINPNSGLCNEDHLSYFKFIGRVAGMAVFHGKLLDGFFIRPFYKMMLGKQISLKDMESVDSEYYNSLKWILENDPTELDLRFCIDEDNFGQTYQVDLKPSGSDMVVTNENKKEYIDLVIQWRFVNRVQKQMNAFLEGFTELILIDLIKIFDENELELLMCGLGDVDVNDWRQHTVYKNGYCPNHPVIQWFWKVVLLMDAEKRIRLLQFVTGTSRVPMNGFAELYGSNGPQLFTIEQWGTPDKLPRAHTCFNRLDLPTYESFEDLREKLLMAVENAQGFEGVD, encoded by the exons ATGGCACAACGTTTGCGTTTGTACTTTGGCTCAGGCCGCAGTAACACAGCTCCGGAGATACTAGAGGGAGactcagaggagcagcaggcagacAGTGGCGTGGTCGCGGGAATACATATGCAGCCACTTTTGTTATCTGGGCCTTCTGAGGAGCCGGCTGCGTCACACGTCCCTCCAAGGCCTTCGGGGTTGCGTTCGGAGCCTTCGCTCAAACGTAGCTCCTCCATGTTTATACCCCAGCTCGCCGCTTATGCTGATCCGCGGCCCACCAAGAGCTCCTCCATGCGCATCTCTCTACAGCGTGCCAATGGATCAAGTAATGGAGATTTCAGTGGCCTCGCTGACGATGTCCCGCCACCCTGTTATACTCCCCCGGGACCTGCGCCTGCCTACTCTGAACCACTGATTCAAGCAGACGTTCCCAGATATTCGCCTCCTCCATCCTATAACCCTGATTTTTTAAACTCTCAGACTTTTCTGCTTGAGCCAAACATGCCCAAGCGAAGGGTCTTCAGTATTGGATCTAATGGACATATTTTGTATAGCACAGGCCAACCTGGCATCAGTGTTGGTGGTATTTGTGTGCAGAGGAGGTCTCCTGATGGCTCAGACGTCCAGCATTTCAGAATTCTACCCCATGGCGGTGGCGGCTGGTCTGTCCAGCAGCAAAACTTGGACCAGCGCTCTCGTGTGAACGGTGGAACACAGAGACTagtgtttcagctgcagcaaaaTCAGAACCAGGATCAGAACCAGGGAAGGCAACAGGCAGCTGCACCCCAGGAAGAATGCACAGAAGTTGACTTTTCCACTTCAAGGGGTGGCCGTATAGTTCGCTACCCCAAAATTCACTTGGGGAGAAGTATGTCCCATCAGAGGCTTTTGTTGGAGAATCAGACCCAAAATGCTGGCGCAGCAAACGAAGTTGCAGAGGACACCGAAACCAACACGGAGACCCAGAGAATGGATGCAAGAAACAGATCTAATGGTTGCACTTTTAAAATTAGTGGGGACAGTCCTGGACGACAGCCTCGTTTCAAGATATATTTTACTCCGGGTGGAGCTGAAGATAAGGATGTAAGCCTAGGCAATGACTTAATGAGGACTAATCCCAAG aCTAGAGATGATTTCCTGGGTCAAGTCGATGTTCCTCTCAGTCATTTGCCG ACAGAGGACCCTGCTATGGAGCGCCCCTACACATTCAAAGACTTCCTCTTGCGGCCCAGAAG CCACAAGTCCAGGGTGAAGGGTTACCTGCGTCTCAAGATGGCTTATCTTCCAAAACAAGGAGGacatgaggaggaggctggagagaTGAGGGAAGAGGCTGAG GGATGGGATGAATCTGCGGACTCGGGCTCCCAGCGGCCGCAACAGCTGCAGCCCCCATTGCCCCCAGGCTGGGAGGAGAAAGTGGATAACCTGGGACGCACTTACTATGTCAACCACAACAACCGCTCTACACAGTGGAAACGACCTTCCAACGT gGATGTGATTTCAGAGACGGAGAGTGACAATCAGCAGCGGCAGATTCATCAAGAAGCACACCGTGTCTTCCGTTCGAGGCGCCATATAAGTGAAGACCTAGAGAATGAGCATCTGGAGCCCAGGGATATGGACAAC TCCTGGGAGCTCATCACAGAGGAAGATCCCAATGACAGCATGGCCCAGTCTCTGCCTGGCCCTTCCTCTGTGTTAACGCCCCAACACCTGCCGCCACCCGCCACCCAGGAGATTTCACAGGATTTGAATTTGAGGCTGTCGCTCACTCCCGAGAGCAACGGCGAGGTGCCGGGGCCCAGCTCTGCTCTG ACCCAGCTGTCAAACCGACTTCGATCTTCCAGTATGACGGATGGTGTCAGTGATCAGGCCCAGGCTCCTCCTCTTATG CTGACTGAAGATGGAGCCAGCacctcaacagcagcagcctcaggaGGAGCCTCGGCCCTGCTACCCGCATCCAccccttcttcctcttccaaTGTCTCCAACAACCACCTCCATGAGCCCCAAGTCCGACGACCTCGTAGCCTCAGCTCCCCTACTGTCACCCTTTCCACCCCCTTGGAG GGAGCCAACAACATCCAGGTGCGGAGAGCCGTAAAGGACACCTTCTCCAACCCGCAGTCTCCCCAGCCTTCCCCGTACAGCTCCCCCAAGTCACAGCACAAGACACAGCAGAGCTTCCTGCCCCCCGGCTGGGAGATGAGGATAGCCCCCAATGGGCGGCCCTTCTTCATCGACCACAACAGCAGAACAACCACCTGG GAGGATCCCAGGTTGAAATATCCAGTTCACATGAGGAATAAAAACTCAATGGAGCCTGGTGAACTCGGGCCTCTTCCT AACCTACCAGAGGAG CCTGGATGGGAAGAACGGATTCACACAGACGGACGCACCTTTTACATTGACCACA ATACAAAGAACACTCAGTGGGAGGACCCTCGTCTGCAGAGCCCGGCTATCACCGGACCC gCTGTTCCATACTCAAGAGAGTTTAAGCAGAAGTATGATTACTTCAGGAAGAAGTTGAAGAAGCCG ACGTTCCAGGGTGACATCCCCAACCGGTTCGAGATGAAACTGCACAGGAACAACATCTTTGAAGAGTCGTACCGTCGAATCATGTCCCTGAAGAGGCCGGATGTTCTGAAGGCGCGACTGTGGATCGAGTTTGAATCGGAGAAAGGGCTGGACTACGGTGGTGTGGCCAGAGAGTGGTTCTTCCTTTTATCCAAGGAGATGTTTAATCCTTACTACGGCCTGTTTGAATACTCTGCCAC GGACAACTACACATTGCAAATCAATCCCAACTCGGGCCTTTGCAACGAGGACCACCTCTCCTATTTCAAGTTCATCGGACGTGTGGCAGGAATGGCTGTGTTTCACGGAAAGCTGCTAGATG GTTTTTTCATCCGGCCCTTCTACAAGATGATGCTGGGAAAACAAATCTCTCTTAAGGACATGGAGTCTGTG GACAGTGAATACTACAACTCTCTGAAGTGGATCCTGGAAAACGACCCTACTGAGCTGGACCTCAGGTTTTGTATTGATGAGGACAACTTTGGGCAG ACGTACCAGGTCGACCTTAAGCCCAGTGGTTCAGACATGGTGGTGACCAATGAGAACAAGAAGGAATACATAGA CCTGGTCATCCAGTGGAGGTTTGTCAACCGGGTCCAGAAACAGATGAACGCCTTCTTGGAG gGCTTCACAGAGCTCATTCTCATTGACCTGATCAAAATCTTTGACGAAAACGAACTGGAG CTGCTCATGTGTGGCTTGGGCGACGTCGACGTCAACGACTGGAGACAGCACACTGTTTACAAGAACGGCTACTGCCCCAACCATCCTGTTATACAGTGGTTCTGGAAG GTCGTCCTGTTGATGGATGCTGAAAAGAGGATTCGGCTCCTCCAGTTTGTTACGGGAACATCCAGGGTGCCAATGAACGGCTTTGCCGAGCTTTATG GTTCTAATGGACCTCAGCTGTTCACCATTGAGCAGTGGGGGACACCAGATAAGTTGCCAAGAGCTCACACATG TTTTAACCGTTTGGATCTTCCCACCTACGAATCATTTGAGGACCTGAGAGAGAAACTCCTCATGGCTGTGGAGAACGCGCAGGGCTTCGAGGGGGTCGACTAA
- the nedd4l gene encoding E3 ubiquitin-protein ligase NEDD4-like isoform X10, producing MAANYEPIYGLSEDEHETRVLRVKVIAGIDLAKKDIIGASDPYVKLSLYVADENKELALVQTKTIKKTLNPKWNEEFYFRVCPQNHRLLFEVFDENRLAISKNGLFHLGQTRDDFLGQVDVPLSHLPTEDPAMERPYTFKDFLLRPRSHKSRVKGYLRLKMAYLPKQGGHEEEAGEMREEAEGWDESADSGSQRPQQLQPPLPPGWEEKVDNLGRTYYVNHNNRSTQWKRPSNVDVISETESDNQQRQIHQEAHRVFRSRRHISEDLENEHLEPRDMDNSWELITEEDPNDSMAQSLPGPSSVLTPQHLPPPATQEISQDLNLRLSLTPESNGEVPGPSSALTQLSNRLRSSSMTDGVSDQAQAPPLMQRSQTRRTRAQTVSGGEEPMSPSATAYALTTPGLPPGWEERKDAKGRTYYVNHNNRTTTWTRPIVQLTEDGASTSTAAASGGASALLPASTPSSSSNVSNNHLHEPQVRRPRSLSSPTVTLSTPLEGANNIQVRRAVKDTFSNPQSPQPSPYSSPKSQHKTQQSFLPPGWEMRIAPNGRPFFIDHNSRTTTWEDPRLKYPVHMRNKNSMEPGELGPLPNLPEEPGWEERIHTDGRTFYIDHNTKNTQWEDPRLQSPAITGPAVPYSREFKQKYDYFRKKLKKPTFQGDIPNRFEMKLHRNNIFEESYRRIMSLKRPDVLKARLWIEFESEKGLDYGGVAREWFFLLSKEMFNPYYGLFEYSATDNYTLQINPNSGLCNEDHLSYFKFIGRVAGMAVFHGKLLDGFFIRPFYKMMLGKQISLKDMESVDSEYYNSLKWILENDPTELDLRFCIDEDNFGQTYQVDLKPSGSDMVVTNENKKEYIDLVIQWRFVNRVQKQMNAFLEGFTELILIDLIKIFDENELELLMCGLGDVDVNDWRQHTVYKNGYCPNHPVIQWFWKVVLLMDAEKRIRLLQFVTGTSRVPMNGFAELYGSNGPQLFTIEQWGTPDKLPRAHTCFNRLDLPTYESFEDLREKLLMAVENAQGFEGVD from the exons GCTATCTCCAAGAATGGGCTTTTCCATCTCGGACAG aCTAGAGATGATTTCCTGGGTCAAGTCGATGTTCCTCTCAGTCATTTGCCG ACAGAGGACCCTGCTATGGAGCGCCCCTACACATTCAAAGACTTCCTCTTGCGGCCCAGAAG CCACAAGTCCAGGGTGAAGGGTTACCTGCGTCTCAAGATGGCTTATCTTCCAAAACAAGGAGGacatgaggaggaggctggagagaTGAGGGAAGAGGCTGAG GGATGGGATGAATCTGCGGACTCGGGCTCCCAGCGGCCGCAACAGCTGCAGCCCCCATTGCCCCCAGGCTGGGAGGAGAAAGTGGATAACCTGGGACGCACTTACTATGTCAACCACAACAACCGCTCTACACAGTGGAAACGACCTTCCAACGT gGATGTGATTTCAGAGACGGAGAGTGACAATCAGCAGCGGCAGATTCATCAAGAAGCACACCGTGTCTTCCGTTCGAGGCGCCATATAAGTGAAGACCTAGAGAATGAGCATCTGGAGCCCAGGGATATGGACAAC TCCTGGGAGCTCATCACAGAGGAAGATCCCAATGACAGCATGGCCCAGTCTCTGCCTGGCCCTTCCTCTGTGTTAACGCCCCAACACCTGCCGCCACCCGCCACCCAGGAGATTTCACAGGATTTGAATTTGAGGCTGTCGCTCACTCCCGAGAGCAACGGCGAGGTGCCGGGGCCCAGCTCTGCTCTG ACCCAGCTGTCAAACCGACTTCGATCTTCCAGTATGACGGATGGTGTCAGTGATCAGGCCCAGGCTCCTCCTCTTATG CAGAGATCCCAGACCAGAAGAACGAGAGCTCAAACAGTCTCAGGTGGTGAGGAGCCCATG TCCCCCTCGGCAACTGCTTACGCCTTGACCACCCCTGGCCTGCCCCCTggatgggaggagaggaaggatgCCAAGGGAAGGACTTATTACGTCAACCATAACAACCGCACCACAACCTGGACTAGGCCAATAGTGCAG CTGACTGAAGATGGAGCCAGCacctcaacagcagcagcctcaggaGGAGCCTCGGCCCTGCTACCCGCATCCAccccttcttcctcttccaaTGTCTCCAACAACCACCTCCATGAGCCCCAAGTCCGACGACCTCGTAGCCTCAGCTCCCCTACTGTCACCCTTTCCACCCCCTTGGAG GGAGCCAACAACATCCAGGTGCGGAGAGCCGTAAAGGACACCTTCTCCAACCCGCAGTCTCCCCAGCCTTCCCCGTACAGCTCCCCCAAGTCACAGCACAAGACACAGCAGAGCTTCCTGCCCCCCGGCTGGGAGATGAGGATAGCCCCCAATGGGCGGCCCTTCTTCATCGACCACAACAGCAGAACAACCACCTGG GAGGATCCCAGGTTGAAATATCCAGTTCACATGAGGAATAAAAACTCAATGGAGCCTGGTGAACTCGGGCCTCTTCCT AACCTACCAGAGGAG CCTGGATGGGAAGAACGGATTCACACAGACGGACGCACCTTTTACATTGACCACA ATACAAAGAACACTCAGTGGGAGGACCCTCGTCTGCAGAGCCCGGCTATCACCGGACCC gCTGTTCCATACTCAAGAGAGTTTAAGCAGAAGTATGATTACTTCAGGAAGAAGTTGAAGAAGCCG ACGTTCCAGGGTGACATCCCCAACCGGTTCGAGATGAAACTGCACAGGAACAACATCTTTGAAGAGTCGTACCGTCGAATCATGTCCCTGAAGAGGCCGGATGTTCTGAAGGCGCGACTGTGGATCGAGTTTGAATCGGAGAAAGGGCTGGACTACGGTGGTGTGGCCAGAGAGTGGTTCTTCCTTTTATCCAAGGAGATGTTTAATCCTTACTACGGCCTGTTTGAATACTCTGCCAC GGACAACTACACATTGCAAATCAATCCCAACTCGGGCCTTTGCAACGAGGACCACCTCTCCTATTTCAAGTTCATCGGACGTGTGGCAGGAATGGCTGTGTTTCACGGAAAGCTGCTAGATG GTTTTTTCATCCGGCCCTTCTACAAGATGATGCTGGGAAAACAAATCTCTCTTAAGGACATGGAGTCTGTG GACAGTGAATACTACAACTCTCTGAAGTGGATCCTGGAAAACGACCCTACTGAGCTGGACCTCAGGTTTTGTATTGATGAGGACAACTTTGGGCAG ACGTACCAGGTCGACCTTAAGCCCAGTGGTTCAGACATGGTGGTGACCAATGAGAACAAGAAGGAATACATAGA CCTGGTCATCCAGTGGAGGTTTGTCAACCGGGTCCAGAAACAGATGAACGCCTTCTTGGAG gGCTTCACAGAGCTCATTCTCATTGACCTGATCAAAATCTTTGACGAAAACGAACTGGAG CTGCTCATGTGTGGCTTGGGCGACGTCGACGTCAACGACTGGAGACAGCACACTGTTTACAAGAACGGCTACTGCCCCAACCATCCTGTTATACAGTGGTTCTGGAAG GTCGTCCTGTTGATGGATGCTGAAAAGAGGATTCGGCTCCTCCAGTTTGTTACGGGAACATCCAGGGTGCCAATGAACGGCTTTGCCGAGCTTTATG GTTCTAATGGACCTCAGCTGTTCACCATTGAGCAGTGGGGGACACCAGATAAGTTGCCAAGAGCTCACACATG TTTTAACCGTTTGGATCTTCCCACCTACGAATCATTTGAGGACCTGAGAGAGAAACTCCTCATGGCTGTGGAGAACGCGCAGGGCTTCGAGGGGGTCGACTAA
- the nedd4l gene encoding E3 ubiquitin-protein ligase NEDD4-like isoform X1 — protein MAQRLRLYFGSGRSNTAPEILEGDSEEQQADSGVVAGIHMQPLLLSGPSEEPAASHVPPRPSGLRSEPSLKRSSSMFIPQLAAYADPRPTKSSSMRISLQRANGSSNGDFSGLADDVPPPCYTPPGPAPAYSEPLIQADVPRYSPPPSYNPDFLNSQTFLLEPNMPKRRVFSIGSNGHILYSTGQPGISVGGICVQRRSPDGSDVQHFRILPHGGGGWSVQQQNLDQRSRVNGGTQRLVFQLQQNQNQDQNQGRQQAAAPQEECTEVDFSTSRGGRIVRYPKIHLGRSMSHQRLLLENQTQNAGAANEVAEDTETNTETQRMDARNRSNGCTFKISGDSPGRQPRFKIYFTPGGAEDKDVSLGNDLMRTNPKTRDDFLGQVDVPLSHLPTEDPAMERPYTFKDFLLRPRSHKSRVKGYLRLKMAYLPKQGGHEEEAGEMREEAEGWDESADSGSQRPQQLQPPLPPGWEEKVDNLGRTYYVNHNNRSTQWKRPSNVDVISETESDNQQRQIHQEAHRVFRSRRHISEDLENEHLEPRDMDNSWELITEEDPNDSMAQSLPGPSSVLTPQHLPPPATQEISQDLNLRLSLTPESNGEVPGPSSALTQLSNRLRSSSMTDGVSDQAQAPPLMQRSQTRRTRAQTVSGGEEPMSPSATAYALTTPGLPPGWEERKDAKGRTYYVNHNNRTTTWTRPIVQLTEDGASTSTAAASGGASALLPASTPSSSSNVSNNHLHEPQVRRPRSLSSPTVTLSTPLEGANNIQVRRAVKDTFSNPQSPQPSPYSSPKSQHKTQQSFLPPGWEMRIAPNGRPFFIDHNSRTTTWEDPRLKYPVHMRNKNSMEPGELGPLPNLPEEPGWEERIHTDGRTFYIDHNTKNTQWEDPRLQSPAITGPAVPYSREFKQKYDYFRKKLKKPTFQGDIPNRFEMKLHRNNIFEESYRRIMSLKRPDVLKARLWIEFESEKGLDYGGVAREWFFLLSKEMFNPYYGLFEYSATDNYTLQINPNSGLCNEDHLSYFKFIGRVAGMAVFHGKLLDGFFIRPFYKMMLGKQISLKDMESVDSEYYNSLKWILENDPTELDLRFCIDEDNFGQTYQVDLKPSGSDMVVTNENKKEYIDLVIQWRFVNRVQKQMNAFLEGFTELILIDLIKIFDENELELLMCGLGDVDVNDWRQHTVYKNGYCPNHPVIQWFWKVVLLMDAEKRIRLLQFVTGTSRVPMNGFAELYGSNGPQLFTIEQWGTPDKLPRAHTCFNRLDLPTYESFEDLREKLLMAVENAQGFEGVD, from the exons ATGGCACAACGTTTGCGTTTGTACTTTGGCTCAGGCCGCAGTAACACAGCTCCGGAGATACTAGAGGGAGactcagaggagcagcaggcagacAGTGGCGTGGTCGCGGGAATACATATGCAGCCACTTTTGTTATCTGGGCCTTCTGAGGAGCCGGCTGCGTCACACGTCCCTCCAAGGCCTTCGGGGTTGCGTTCGGAGCCTTCGCTCAAACGTAGCTCCTCCATGTTTATACCCCAGCTCGCCGCTTATGCTGATCCGCGGCCCACCAAGAGCTCCTCCATGCGCATCTCTCTACAGCGTGCCAATGGATCAAGTAATGGAGATTTCAGTGGCCTCGCTGACGATGTCCCGCCACCCTGTTATACTCCCCCGGGACCTGCGCCTGCCTACTCTGAACCACTGATTCAAGCAGACGTTCCCAGATATTCGCCTCCTCCATCCTATAACCCTGATTTTTTAAACTCTCAGACTTTTCTGCTTGAGCCAAACATGCCCAAGCGAAGGGTCTTCAGTATTGGATCTAATGGACATATTTTGTATAGCACAGGCCAACCTGGCATCAGTGTTGGTGGTATTTGTGTGCAGAGGAGGTCTCCTGATGGCTCAGACGTCCAGCATTTCAGAATTCTACCCCATGGCGGTGGCGGCTGGTCTGTCCAGCAGCAAAACTTGGACCAGCGCTCTCGTGTGAACGGTGGAACACAGAGACTagtgtttcagctgcagcaaaaTCAGAACCAGGATCAGAACCAGGGAAGGCAACAGGCAGCTGCACCCCAGGAAGAATGCACAGAAGTTGACTTTTCCACTTCAAGGGGTGGCCGTATAGTTCGCTACCCCAAAATTCACTTGGGGAGAAGTATGTCCCATCAGAGGCTTTTGTTGGAGAATCAGACCCAAAATGCTGGCGCAGCAAACGAAGTTGCAGAGGACACCGAAACCAACACGGAGACCCAGAGAATGGATGCAAGAAACAGATCTAATGGTTGCACTTTTAAAATTAGTGGGGACAGTCCTGGACGACAGCCTCGTTTCAAGATATATTTTACTCCGGGTGGAGCTGAAGATAAGGATGTAAGCCTAGGCAATGACTTAATGAGGACTAATCCCAAG aCTAGAGATGATTTCCTGGGTCAAGTCGATGTTCCTCTCAGTCATTTGCCG ACAGAGGACCCTGCTATGGAGCGCCCCTACACATTCAAAGACTTCCTCTTGCGGCCCAGAAG CCACAAGTCCAGGGTGAAGGGTTACCTGCGTCTCAAGATGGCTTATCTTCCAAAACAAGGAGGacatgaggaggaggctggagagaTGAGGGAAGAGGCTGAG GGATGGGATGAATCTGCGGACTCGGGCTCCCAGCGGCCGCAACAGCTGCAGCCCCCATTGCCCCCAGGCTGGGAGGAGAAAGTGGATAACCTGGGACGCACTTACTATGTCAACCACAACAACCGCTCTACACAGTGGAAACGACCTTCCAACGT gGATGTGATTTCAGAGACGGAGAGTGACAATCAGCAGCGGCAGATTCATCAAGAAGCACACCGTGTCTTCCGTTCGAGGCGCCATATAAGTGAAGACCTAGAGAATGAGCATCTGGAGCCCAGGGATATGGACAAC TCCTGGGAGCTCATCACAGAGGAAGATCCCAATGACAGCATGGCCCAGTCTCTGCCTGGCCCTTCCTCTGTGTTAACGCCCCAACACCTGCCGCCACCCGCCACCCAGGAGATTTCACAGGATTTGAATTTGAGGCTGTCGCTCACTCCCGAGAGCAACGGCGAGGTGCCGGGGCCCAGCTCTGCTCTG ACCCAGCTGTCAAACCGACTTCGATCTTCCAGTATGACGGATGGTGTCAGTGATCAGGCCCAGGCTCCTCCTCTTATG CAGAGATCCCAGACCAGAAGAACGAGAGCTCAAACAGTCTCAGGTGGTGAGGAGCCCATG TCCCCCTCGGCAACTGCTTACGCCTTGACCACCCCTGGCCTGCCCCCTggatgggaggagaggaaggatgCCAAGGGAAGGACTTATTACGTCAACCATAACAACCGCACCACAACCTGGACTAGGCCAATAGTGCAG CTGACTGAAGATGGAGCCAGCacctcaacagcagcagcctcaggaGGAGCCTCGGCCCTGCTACCCGCATCCAccccttcttcctcttccaaTGTCTCCAACAACCACCTCCATGAGCCCCAAGTCCGACGACCTCGTAGCCTCAGCTCCCCTACTGTCACCCTTTCCACCCCCTTGGAG GGAGCCAACAACATCCAGGTGCGGAGAGCCGTAAAGGACACCTTCTCCAACCCGCAGTCTCCCCAGCCTTCCCCGTACAGCTCCCCCAAGTCACAGCACAAGACACAGCAGAGCTTCCTGCCCCCCGGCTGGGAGATGAGGATAGCCCCCAATGGGCGGCCCTTCTTCATCGACCACAACAGCAGAACAACCACCTGG GAGGATCCCAGGTTGAAATATCCAGTTCACATGAGGAATAAAAACTCAATGGAGCCTGGTGAACTCGGGCCTCTTCCT AACCTACCAGAGGAG CCTGGATGGGAAGAACGGATTCACACAGACGGACGCACCTTTTACATTGACCACA ATACAAAGAACACTCAGTGGGAGGACCCTCGTCTGCAGAGCCCGGCTATCACCGGACCC gCTGTTCCATACTCAAGAGAGTTTAAGCAGAAGTATGATTACTTCAGGAAGAAGTTGAAGAAGCCG ACGTTCCAGGGTGACATCCCCAACCGGTTCGAGATGAAACTGCACAGGAACAACATCTTTGAAGAGTCGTACCGTCGAATCATGTCCCTGAAGAGGCCGGATGTTCTGAAGGCGCGACTGTGGATCGAGTTTGAATCGGAGAAAGGGCTGGACTACGGTGGTGTGGCCAGAGAGTGGTTCTTCCTTTTATCCAAGGAGATGTTTAATCCTTACTACGGCCTGTTTGAATACTCTGCCAC GGACAACTACACATTGCAAATCAATCCCAACTCGGGCCTTTGCAACGAGGACCACCTCTCCTATTTCAAGTTCATCGGACGTGTGGCAGGAATGGCTGTGTTTCACGGAAAGCTGCTAGATG GTTTTTTCATCCGGCCCTTCTACAAGATGATGCTGGGAAAACAAATCTCTCTTAAGGACATGGAGTCTGTG GACAGTGAATACTACAACTCTCTGAAGTGGATCCTGGAAAACGACCCTACTGAGCTGGACCTCAGGTTTTGTATTGATGAGGACAACTTTGGGCAG ACGTACCAGGTCGACCTTAAGCCCAGTGGTTCAGACATGGTGGTGACCAATGAGAACAAGAAGGAATACATAGA CCTGGTCATCCAGTGGAGGTTTGTCAACCGGGTCCAGAAACAGATGAACGCCTTCTTGGAG gGCTTCACAGAGCTCATTCTCATTGACCTGATCAAAATCTTTGACGAAAACGAACTGGAG CTGCTCATGTGTGGCTTGGGCGACGTCGACGTCAACGACTGGAGACAGCACACTGTTTACAAGAACGGCTACTGCCCCAACCATCCTGTTATACAGTGGTTCTGGAAG GTCGTCCTGTTGATGGATGCTGAAAAGAGGATTCGGCTCCTCCAGTTTGTTACGGGAACATCCAGGGTGCCAATGAACGGCTTTGCCGAGCTTTATG GTTCTAATGGACCTCAGCTGTTCACCATTGAGCAGTGGGGGACACCAGATAAGTTGCCAAGAGCTCACACATG TTTTAACCGTTTGGATCTTCCCACCTACGAATCATTTGAGGACCTGAGAGAGAAACTCCTCATGGCTGTGGAGAACGCGCAGGGCTTCGAGGGGGTCGACTAA